The following proteins come from a genomic window of Heyndrickxia acidicola:
- a CDS encoding TetR/AcrR family transcriptional regulator: protein MSKVDRRILKSQEAIKKAVIELMSEKNFDQITLQEISDRANVSRRTIYLHYLDKFDLLDKLIEEHISELRELAESATDMDFIDGNLIWFEYFESHWLFFSTMLGSKGAPSFRRQFLEFVIEGLKGEMNITEGKNNGIHEEVTLRFIAGAYVEIVEWWFTNGMPYTPQTMAEQVGILIERIA, encoded by the coding sequence ATGTCTAAGGTGGATAGAAGAATACTTAAATCTCAAGAAGCCATAAAAAAAGCTGTTATTGAACTGATGTCAGAAAAAAATTTTGATCAAATTACGCTACAAGAAATTTCCGACAGAGCAAATGTTAGCCGAAGAACCATCTACCTTCATTACCTAGATAAATTCGATTTGCTGGATAAGCTCATTGAAGAACATATCAGCGAACTAAGGGAATTGGCGGAATCGGCAACTGATATGGATTTTATAGATGGGAATCTGATTTGGTTCGAATACTTTGAAAGTCATTGGTTATTCTTTTCAACAATGTTAGGAAGTAAAGGAGCTCCTTCTTTCCGTAGGCAGTTCCTTGAGTTTGTTATCGAAGGGTTAAAGGGTGAAATGAATATAACTGAAGGAAAAAATAACGGAATACATGAAGAGGTTACTCTTCGGTTTATTGCAGGGGCGTATGTAGAGATTGTGGAATGGTGGTTCACGAATGGAATGCCTTATACACCTCAAACCATGGCGGAGCAGGTGGGTATTTTGATTGAGAGGATCGCATAG
- a CDS encoding aldo/keto reductase, with amino-acid sequence MKYTKLGNTGLDVSRICLGCMGFGDAKRWFHPWVIDEDQSRPVIKKALELGINFFDTANIYSMGTSEEILGRALNDFANRDEIAIATKVHQRMHEGPNGGGLSRKHIMSEIDKSLKRLGTDYVDLYIIHRWDYNTPIEETMEALHDVVKAGKARYIGASAMYAWQFQKALHVAEKNGWTKFVSMQNHLNLIYREEEREMLPLCKEEKIGVTPYSPLASGRLTRDWSETTHRSATDKTQKSKYGPTENTDRLVVDRVAEIAEKHGVPRSHIAIAWLLQKETVTAPIIGATKISHLEDATAALAVKLTTEDVAYLEEPYVPHPVVGALSSK; translated from the coding sequence ATGAAGTACACAAAACTTGGGAATACAGGATTAGATGTATCTAGGATTTGTCTTGGATGTATGGGCTTTGGTGATGCGAAACGTTGGTTTCATCCATGGGTAATTGATGAGGATCAAAGTCGACCTGTTATTAAAAAAGCCCTTGAATTAGGTATCAATTTTTTTGATACAGCAAATATTTATTCAATGGGAACCAGCGAGGAAATTCTTGGACGGGCACTTAATGATTTTGCCAATCGGGATGAAATAGCCATTGCAACAAAGGTACATCAACGAATGCACGAAGGTCCTAATGGAGGCGGTCTTTCTAGAAAACACATCATGAGTGAAATCGATAAAAGCCTTAAAAGATTAGGGACCGATTACGTCGATCTTTATATCATCCACCGTTGGGATTACAATACCCCAATTGAAGAAACAATGGAAGCATTGCACGATGTGGTGAAAGCTGGCAAAGCAAGGTATATTGGTGCTTCTGCCATGTACGCATGGCAGTTCCAAAAAGCATTACATGTAGCAGAGAAAAACGGATGGACCAAGTTTGTCTCTATGCAGAACCATTTAAACCTCATATACCGAGAAGAGGAACGAGAGATGTTACCTCTTTGTAAGGAAGAAAAAATCGGGGTGACTCCATACAGTCCTCTCGCATCAGGTAGATTGACTCGTGATTGGTCGGAAACAACGCATCGATCCGCAACCGATAAAACTCAAAAATCCAAATATGGTCCTACTGAAAATACTGACCGTCTTGTTGTGGATCGAGTTGCGGAAATTGCAGAAAAACATGGTGTACCGAGATCGCACATAGCAATTGCTTGGTTACTACAGAAAGAAACAGTAACAGCACCTATTATCGGTGCTACGAAAATTTCCCATCTTGAAGATGCAACTGCTGCTCTTGCGGTTAAATTAACGACTGAAGATGTTGCGTATTTGGAAGAGCCTTATGTTCCGCATCCTGTTGTTGGTGCTTTAAGTTCTAAGTAA
- a CDS encoding nuclear transport factor 2 family protein: MSLENSQAKAELKELVDTFSNLADEKNIPGQMHLFTPDTKVQVYMGDDLLFDISGTKQLEEVFTSFTANVKRSFHMNGQQVVKIDGDTATGIAYCQVKLVSEEDGKEVITDSSIIYHDEYVRQNGTWLIKTRISHFTINDKRSIQS, encoded by the coding sequence ATGTCATTAGAAAATTCACAAGCAAAAGCAGAATTAAAAGAATTAGTTGATACTTTCTCTAATTTGGCCGATGAAAAAAACATTCCAGGCCAAATGCATTTATTTACCCCTGATACCAAGGTTCAGGTCTACATGGGGGACGATTTATTGTTTGATATTTCAGGCACAAAACAATTGGAAGAAGTATTCACAAGTTTCACGGCTAATGTTAAACGTTCATTTCATATGAACGGACAACAAGTTGTCAAAATTGATGGCGATACTGCAACAGGTATTGCCTACTGCCAAGTTAAATTAGTGAGCGAGGAAGATGGGAAAGAAGTCATCACCGATAGTAGTATCATCTACCACGATGAATATGTGCGTCAGAACGGAACTTGGTTAATAAAGACCCGTATTTCTCACTTTACGATTAATGACAAACGATCAATACAAAGCTAA